TCCGCGAAAAGGAACGCCATCACATTACCTCTATTTCTAGAACGTCAGCATGGAAACTGGAAAATGAAGGGCGCTTCCCTGCCCGTAAGCCATTAGGCCGCAATTCTTGTGCTTGGTTGCTCAGTGATTTGTTGCACTGGGTACGTAACCCGCCAACAGTAGACAATGTAAATAACCCGTACAGCCGAAAATCTATTAATTAAGGCAGGGTAAAAATATGACATCTAAAAATATGGCCTTAATCGGTCAGGAACTCGCTCACTCTGAAAATAGCCAGAGGGATATTTTGAATATCGATTCAGCGGATATCTCATTTATTAAATTTGGGAGTATTTCAGATTTGCTTTACAAGGAAAAACAAACCGTTAATTTATCCTTCTTAAGAGAGTTTGTGAACCAAGTCAATAACGTTGACG
This genomic interval from Xenorhabdus doucetiae contains the following:
- a CDS encoding helix-turn-helix transcriptional regulator — its product is MTIQYNSPTPEERRSILSEYGEPYDRLVREKERHHITSISRTSAWKLENEGRFPARKPLGRNSCAWLLSDLLHWVRNPPTVDNVNNPYSRKSIN